The Synechococcales cyanobacterium T60_A2020_003 genome contains a region encoding:
- a CDS encoding Gfo/Idh/MocA family oxidoreductase codes for MTQSIGVAVVGTGFGAKIHIPGLQAHHRTHVAAVYHRDRAKAEAIAAQHHIPHTCQTVEEIVACSGVDAVSISTPPFLHYDMAKTVLMAGKHLLLEKPTTLTAAEARELYHLAEQNGVVATMDFEFRYVPAWQHVAELLKEGMVGEPRLIKVDWLVSGRADPQRPWNWYARKDQGGGALGALGSHTFDYIAWLFGRPTRLCGRLSTTITTRPDPVTGEPRPVDADDTASIMLELEDGTPCQVMLSAVTYQGRGHWVEVYGDRGTLILGSDHQKDYVHGFKIWSSTGGDALTEVPIPDRLAFPKTYEDGRLAPFIRVVDQWVQTIDRGLSSTPSLRDGVYSQLLMDLTHESNTTGKWVTVPDLDTFLHSYKL; via the coding sequence ATGACTCAATCCATTGGCGTAGCTGTCGTTGGCACAGGCTTTGGTGCCAAAATTCATATTCCTGGGCTTCAAGCTCATCACCGCACCCACGTTGCGGCGGTTTACCATCGCGATCGCGCCAAGGCCGAGGCGATCGCCGCCCAGCACCACATTCCCCACACCTGCCAAACTGTAGAGGAAATTGTAGCGTGTTCTGGCGTGGATGCCGTCAGTATTTCAACACCGCCGTTTTTACACTACGACATGGCAAAAACGGTACTGATGGCAGGCAAACATTTGCTGCTCGAAAAACCGACGACATTGACCGCTGCTGAAGCCAGAGAACTTTATCATCTCGCCGAACAGAACGGTGTCGTCGCCACGATGGACTTTGAGTTTCGCTACGTCCCTGCGTGGCAGCACGTTGCAGAATTATTAAAAGAGGGGATGGTGGGCGAGCCTCGCCTAATTAAAGTGGACTGGTTAGTGTCGGGACGTGCCGACCCCCAACGCCCTTGGAACTGGTATGCCCGTAAAGATCAGGGCGGAGGTGCGCTCGGTGCCCTGGGTTCCCACACCTTTGACTATATTGCTTGGCTGTTTGGTCGCCCCACCCGACTCTGTGGACGGCTCAGCACTACCATTACCACCCGTCCTGATCCCGTGACGGGAGAACCTCGTCCCGTCGATGCGGATGACACTGCCAGCATCATGCTGGAACTCGAAGACGGAACTCCATGCCAGGTGATGTTGAGTGCCGTGACCTACCAAGGGCGCGGACACTGGGTTGAGGTGTATGGCGATCGCGGCACGTTGATCCTAGGCAGCGATCATCAAAAAGATTACGTACATGGGTTTAAGATTTGGTCGAGTACGGGGGGAGACGCGCTCACTGAAGTCCCGATTCCTGATCGACTGGCCTTTCCTAAAACGTATGAGGATGGTCGCCTTGCACCTTTCATCCGCGTGGTGGATCAATGGGTGCAAACCATCGATCGGGGCCTATCCTCTACCCCATCCCTCCGGGACGGCGTTTACTCTCAGCTTTTAATGGATCTCACCCACGAGTCCAACACCACCGGGAAATGGGTCACTGTCCCTGATCTGGATACGTTTCTGCATAGTTATAAGCTATAG
- a CDS encoding DUF2949 domain-containing protein, whose protein sequence is METTYKRNRLIHFLQEDLAVPEDAIAVALRHHQNSSDPIPMILWQYGLITLEQLDRIFDWLETA, encoded by the coding sequence ATGGAAACAACCTATAAGCGAAACCGACTGATCCACTTTTTACAAGAAGACCTCGCCGTACCCGAGGACGCTATCGCCGTTGCCCTGCGCCACCATCAAAACAGTTCTGATCCCATTCCCATGATTTTGTGGCAGTACGGCCTCATTACCCTAGAACAGCTCGATCGCATCTTTGATTGGCTAGAAACAGCTTAG